Part of the Deltaproteobacteria bacterium genome, AGGCTATGTATCATTTTCTGTCCGGTTATACCGCCAAGGTCGGCGGTACCGAGAAGGGGATGGGGAACGAACCGCAGGCAACCTTCAGTACCTGTTTCGGTGCTCCCTTCATGGCGCTTCCCCCCAGTGTCTATGCAATCATGCTGGGAGAAAAGGTCCGGAAGTACAACGTTGATTGCTGGCTGGTGAATACCGGCTGGACCGGAGGACCCTACGGGGTGGGAAAACGGATGAATATCGGCCACACCCGTGCCATTGTCCGGGCGATCATTAACGGACGGCTCAGGGAAGCGGAAACGGAGAAAGATCTTCATTTCGGGCTCCATGTTCCTCTCGCCTGTCCGGACGTCCCGCAGGAAATTCTTCATGCAAGAAATACCTGGGAAGACCCTTCCGCCTATGACAAAAAAGCCGCCGAACTGGCCGGCCTTTTTCGGAAGAACTTTGAAAAATATGCAGAGGATGTCTCGGAGGACGTTCTCCGTTCCGGACCGAAAGCGGGTTAGCGGCCTTCCCTGTGCCTGAAGGATTGCCCCGGTAGCTGAGCGTTATCTGCAACGAGTTATGCGGCATCGCTGGGAAATCACCCGGCGGTACTGTGCCGCCTCTTACGGAATCGATTCCGTCCATGGTGAGAACCGGCCTTGACGAGATCCGGAGTGGACTTCCCTCCTTCCTGAAAGAAGACCGTATCGGTCTCCTGGCCCACCCGGCCTCGGTGGACTCCCGACTCGTCCATGCCCGGGAGATCTGTTCGAAAATCTTTTCAAACCGGCTGACGGTCCTCTTTTCCCCCCAACACGGCATCTTCGGCGAACAACAGGACAACATGGTCGAATCCGCACACGGGATCGATCCGGACCTGGGGATCCCGGTTTACAGCCTCTATTCCGAAGTCCGGAAACCGACGCCGGAGATGTTCAGCGAAATCGATACGTTGGTGGTGGATCTCCAGGATGTGGGGACCCGGGTCTATACCTTCATCTACACACTGGCCAACTGTATGGATGCGGCACGGGAGGCCGGGATCCGGATCGTGGTCCTTGACCGGCCCAATCCGATCGGCGGAATTGCCGTGGAAGGGAATCTTCTTCGGGAAGATCATTCCTCCTTCGTCGGACGATTCCCCATTCCCATGCGCCACGGCATGACGATCGGTGAACTGGCCGGGATGTTCAATAACGCCTTCGGGATCGGTTGCGATCTGGAGGTGATTTCCATGCGGGGATGGCGGCGGGGGATGTATTTTGCAGAGACCGGTCTTCCCTGGGTTTTGCCGTCGCCCAACCTTCCCACACCGGAGACGGCCCTGGTCTATCCCGGTCAGGTTCTTCTGGAGGGGACCAACCTCTCCGAAGGGCGGGGGACGACCCGTCCTTTTGAACTTTTCGGGGCGCCCTACCTCGATACGAAAAGGGCGGCGGAACGTCTGGCGGCATACGATCTTCCCGGCGTCATTTTCCGGGAGCACCATTTTCTTCCCACCTTCCAGAAGTGGGAGGGAACCCTCTGTCATGGGTTCCAACTCCATGTGACCGACCGGAAGGCCTTCCGGCCTTATCGCTCGACCCTGGCCGTTCTCCAGTCGGTTTTATCCTCCTGCCCGGGGAAATTTGAATGGCGGAAGCCCCCTTATGAATATGAGACGAAGAAGCTTCCCATTGATATCCTGACAGGCGACCCTGCCGTCCGTGAAGCCCTGGAAGGGAGGATCGATCCCGTGCGGATGGAAAGGGGATGGGAAGAGGACCTCTCAGCCTTCCGAAAAGATCGGCGGAAGTATCTCCTCTATCCGGATTGACAACCACCCTTCTCTCTCCTTATACTGTGAACTTAATCTTCAGACCGGAGGTGCCATGAAAGCATACGATGTCCTGGTGATCGGTTCGGGACCGGCGGGCCAAAAGGGTGCTATCCAGGCGGCGAAGCTGGGAAAGCGTGTTGCCGTCTTCGAAAAAGAGGCCTTTATCGGAGGAGCGGGTCTGCAGACCGGGACGATCCCGAGCAAGACCCTGCGGGAGACGGCCCTTTATTTGTCCGGTCTGAAACAGCGGTCCGTCTATGGTTTCCAGTGTATCTTGGGAAAAAACGTCCAGTTCCAGGAGCTGATGCACCGGAAGGAGACGGTTGTTCAGCGTCAGATGGAGGTCATCATCGACCAGTTTGCCCGGAACAACGTGGAGATTATCTACGGAACAGCCGTCTTTGAGGAGCCTCATATACTCCGGGTGAAAAATCGTCAGGGGGAAACGGAACGCTTCCGGGGGGAGGTGATCCTTGTTACCGTCGGCTCCCGTCCGAACCGTCCCCCGGAAGTCCCCTTCGATGGTCATTCCGTTTATGACAGTGACGGCATCCTCAAAATCGATACCATCCCCGATTCCCTGACCATCATCGGCGGCGGTGTCATCGGTTGTGAGTATGCCTCGGTCTTTGCCTGTCTCGGAACGAGGGTAACGATCGTGGAGAAGAAGGATCGCCTTCTCGGTTTTGCCGATGAGGAGATCGTGAACTCTCTTGTCTACTGGATGCGTCATGCCGGTATCGCCATGCGTCTTGGCGAGGGGGTGGACCGGATTGATGTTGAACACCCCGGACGGGTCGTGGCGCAACTGGCCGGCGGGAAACAGGTCGTCTCGGAAAAGCTCCTCTTTACCCTGGGCCGGAACGCCAACACCAAGGGGCTCGGACTGGAGGAGGTGGGAGTGAAACTCGGCAAGCGGGGACGGATCGAGGTCGATTCGGATTACCGGACGAATATTTCCGGGATCTTTGCCGCAGGCGACGTGATCGGCGGACCCAGCCTGGCCTCCACTTCCATGGAGCAGGGACGGCAGGCCATGTGCGCCGCCCTGATGCAGGAGTGTCCGGTCACCGGAGTGGCGAACCAACTTCCCTACGGGATCTACACGATTCCCGAGATCTCCATGTTCGGCGAGACCGAAGCCGGCCTGACGGAACAGGGTATTCCCTATGAAATCGGTCAGGCCTTTTTCAGTGAGGTCGCCCGGGGGCAGATCATCGGCGACAGTTACGGGATGCTCAAACTCCTTTTCCATCGGGAGACGCGGAAACTTTTAGGTATCCATATCATTGGGGAACGGGCCACGGAGATCATCCATATCGGTCAGGCCGTGATGAGCAACGAGGGGACCATTGATTATTTCGTTAATACGGTTTTTAATTATCCAACCCTCTCCGACGCCTACAAGGTGGCGGCATTGAACGGGATCAACCGGCTGTAAAGAATGGCTTAACCCGTTCAGGCCGTTTCAACCGAAAAGCCCATGTGAATTTGAGGCGGCACATGAAAGGAAAGAACATGCCGGATAAAAAAGGAGAAACCGTAGAGCGGCAAGGTGTAACCCTCCATCTGAGCCGTCCCGTGGAAGAGTCTGTCCGCTGGATCGGCCAGAAAGAGATTTTGCAGCAGCTTCTGGCCTGCTGGCTGGTGGTTGACGAAAAGGATCTTCCCCTCTCCCCCCGGATCACCGGTTTCCCGGGGATCGGCAAAACCACCCTCGCCATGGCGGCTGCCGCCCTGCGGGAGCAGCCGTTATTCGTTTACCAGTGTACCAGCGATACCCGGCCCGAGGATCTTCTCGTAACGCCGGTCCTTTCTGAAGCGGGGAGGATCACCTACCATGCCTCCCCCCTGGTCAGTGCCATGCTGACGGGTGGGATCTGTGTTCTCGACGAAGGCAACCGGATGAACGAGAAGAGCTGGGCCTCGCTCGCCTCTCTCCTTGATTATCGTCGAACGGTGGAATCGATCGTGGCGGGGATTACCCTCTCCGCCGATCCGGCCTTTCGATGCTGTGTCACGATGAACGAGGACGAGTCGACATTTGAAATCCCCGACTATATCCTCTCTCGGCTCCATCCGACCCTGGCCCTCGGGTTCCCGGAGAAGGAGGAAGAGATGGCGATTCTCCGGTATCATCTTCCGTTTGCCGATCAGGAGATCCTCGCCATGACTGTTGATTTTCTTCATCGCTCTCACGACCTGAATCTCGATTTTTCCCCTCGCGACGGGATCCAGATCGTGCGTTATGCCATTAAACGGCTGAGCCAGGATCCCGATCACCCCCTTTCTCGGGATCGTTTCTGGCGGGAGTCCGTCGAAAAGGTTCTGGGTGAGGACGCCCTGAATATGGAAAAACTGGCGGAACGGAAAAAAGCCGCCTTTGGAGATGAACCCTCCGCCTTCGGCCTGGGGGACTTCTTCTTCGGTGAAGGGGATCCCCTGAATCCGGACAGGGATTAGAAAATGTTTCGTCTCAGCCCCTCCCTGACCCTCCTGCCCGTCATTCATGAGAGTGGGGACTACGCTCTTACGGTTCGTGAGATGATTCTTGACGGCGATTACGACTGTCTGGCCGTGGCCCTTC contains:
- a CDS encoding DUF1343 domain-containing protein yields the protein MVRTGLDEIRSGLPSFLKEDRIGLLAHPASVDSRLVHAREICSKIFSNRLTVLFSPQHGIFGEQQDNMVESAHGIDPDLGIPVYSLYSEVRKPTPEMFSEIDTLVVDLQDVGTRVYTFIYTLANCMDAAREAGIRIVVLDRPNPIGGIAVEGNLLREDHSSFVGRFPIPMRHGMTIGELAGMFNNAFGIGCDLEVISMRGWRRGMYFAETGLPWVLPSPNLPTPETALVYPGQVLLEGTNLSEGRGTTRPFELFGAPYLDTKRAAERLAAYDLPGVIFREHHFLPTFQKWEGTLCHGFQLHVTDRKAFRPYRSTLAVLQSVLSSCPGKFEWRKPPYEYETKKLPIDILTGDPAVREALEGRIDPVRMERGWEEDLSAFRKDRRKYLLYPD
- the sthA gene encoding Si-specific NAD(P)(+) transhydrogenase, coding for MKAYDVLVIGSGPAGQKGAIQAAKLGKRVAVFEKEAFIGGAGLQTGTIPSKTLRETALYLSGLKQRSVYGFQCILGKNVQFQELMHRKETVVQRQMEVIIDQFARNNVEIIYGTAVFEEPHILRVKNRQGETERFRGEVILVTVGSRPNRPPEVPFDGHSVYDSDGILKIDTIPDSLTIIGGGVIGCEYASVFACLGTRVTIVEKKDRLLGFADEEIVNSLVYWMRHAGIAMRLGEGVDRIDVEHPGRVVAQLAGGKQVVSEKLLFTLGRNANTKGLGLEEVGVKLGKRGRIEVDSDYRTNISGIFAAGDVIGGPSLASTSMEQGRQAMCAALMQECPVTGVANQLPYGIYTIPEISMFGETEAGLTEQGIPYEIGQAFFSEVARGQIIGDSYGMLKLLFHRETRKLLGIHIIGERATEIIHIGQAVMSNEGTIDYFVNTVFNYPTLSDAYKVAALNGINRL
- a CDS encoding AAA family ATPase is translated as MPDKKGETVERQGVTLHLSRPVEESVRWIGQKEILQQLLACWLVVDEKDLPLSPRITGFPGIGKTTLAMAAAALREQPLFVYQCTSDTRPEDLLVTPVLSEAGRITYHASPLVSAMLTGGICVLDEGNRMNEKSWASLASLLDYRRTVESIVAGITLSADPAFRCCVTMNEDESTFEIPDYILSRLHPTLALGFPEKEEEMAILRYHLPFADQEILAMTVDFLHRSHDLNLDFSPRDGIQIVRYAIKRLSQDPDHPLSRDRFWRESVEKVLGEDALNMEKLAERKKAAFGDEPSAFGLGDFFFGEGDPLNPDRD